One Candidatus Woesearchaeota archaeon genomic window carries:
- a CDS encoding AAA family ATPase: SPPGEFKSIISVQMAINVAQGNTWMNFETQKNAVLYCDKENNDQIIKERLLGLIKGEEGSLEIPLFFLRREGDLLDKIFFKKLQNTISKNNIKLVFFDTLHRFADYDENRSDDINRFYTEVLQPLIEKYGVSIIFLHHTTKEGKYRGSGDFLGMVDTAYSVKRKKKGKKKSNIFEIINEKSRSGEIENILGDIEFILDDSENLDIIRINRLDEVKQEKEVKTKFKELVQKIEIIIKPDELLQRKDFEERLEYEKFEYSLGTLKNVLSWMSRNDILIKDKRHRYKLPIEIRKEKGKFEVIDVT, from the coding sequence TCTCCTCCAGGAGAATTTAAATCTATCATTAGTGTTCAAATGGCGATTAATGTGGCTCAAGGTAATACTTGGATGAATTTTGAAACTCAAAAAAATGCAGTTTTATATTGTGATAAGGAAAACAATGATCAAATAATCAAAGAGAGATTATTAGGTTTAATTAAAGGAGAAGAAGGAAGTTTAGAAATCCCTTTGTTTTTCTTAAGAAGGGAAGGAGACTTATTAGATAAAATCTTTTTCAAAAAATTACAAAATACAATCTCAAAAAATAATATAAAATTAGTTTTCTTTGATACTCTCCATAGGTTTGCTGATTATGATGAAAATCGGTCTGATGATATTAATAGATTTTATACAGAAGTACTTCAACCTTTAATAGAAAAATATGGTGTATCAATTATTTTTTTACATCATACTACTAAAGAAGGAAAATATAGGGGAAGTGGTGATTTTTTAGGAATGGTCGATACTGCATATAGTGTAAAAAGAAAAAAGAAAGGCAAGAAGAAAAGTAATATTTTTGAAATTATAAATGAAAAATCAAGAAGTGGAGAAATTGAAAATATTTTAGGAGATATAGAATTTATCTTAGATGATTCTGAAAATTTAGATATAATTAGAATTAATAGACTTGATGAAGTAAAACAAGAAAAAGAAGTTAAAACTAAATTTAAAGAACTTGTTCAGAAAATTGAAATAATAATTAAACCAGATGAATTACTTCAAAGAAAAGATTTTGAAGAAAGATTAGAATATGAAAAATTTGAGTATTCTTTAGGAACTTTAAAGAATGTTCTAAGTTGGATGAGTAGAAATGATATTTTAATTAAGGATAAAAGACATAGGTATAAACTTCCGATAGAGATTAGAAA